Proteins from a single region of Thalassophryne amazonica chromosome 22, fThaAma1.1, whole genome shotgun sequence:
- the elapor2 gene encoding UPF0577 protein KIAA1324-like homolog, whose protein sequence is MREPVWSCCFLCCVFFLLAARGALRDGGELRPCAEADFVYQYTECDNTGSRWRVAIPISPGSCSSLPPPSRGTDCSFSCAAGEFLKMSTQQCTPCAAGSYSLGSSLRFDQWDAVPAGFTSLASYLDPGPSGEDIQACNSSSWTPQGVYLESNRDECTVSLVYAVHLEKQGSVSFTYQYPDNNIFFEFYVQNEQCQVMVQTDDQKWIKVTNNGEWDTHTVSLKSGTNILYWRTTGILVGGKMVKPVLLKNIQIEGVAYTSECFPCRPGWFSPTPGSSSCQPCPSNTFSTKGASSCTVCPKKHYSHEGWAECKLRPPCSEKDYFQIHTACDADGKTQVLYQWVEPKICFENITGSVALPVMGQRERCPPCNPGYYNSNDSTCLPCPPGSHSDGTSACAECPAGTEPVLGYKYNWWNVLPSNMKTSCFNAGNMKCDNMNGWEVAGDHIRSGTGSSDNDYLIVSLHVPGFKVPASLSGMTNGEFGRITFVFETLCSADCELYFMMDVNRKSTTVVESWEGTKGNQSYTHIMTRNASVSYTWAFQRTNRVLDVRRYVGDMAKLYSISVTNVLGGVASACRACALVPHNSQLTGSSCVPCPAGFYIDRDMNRCQECPSNTHLMGGHTYGQDTCVPCGPGSRSSPEHSLCYSDCSFSHGQNNRTLTFDLSALSSVASLTVGPSFTSKGTKYFHLFNISLCGHEGKRSAICTNNVTVVSSKDGESDSAQFINSVDSFICQSTIIPADGRGFRMAISSQSISLADTFLGATVDTVLDGVSVIPELFPENPTNLPDINFFYRSSQVTASCDRGRTSVITVRCNPEKSDRGELTVPSSCPAGTCDGCSFHFLWESATACPCCTEDDYHRIEGACRRGVQETLYMWNEPKLCTKGVLLPPRSSSPCEAITLWLKVGVGGGAFVAVLLISLTCYFWKKNKRLEYKYSRLVMSANKDCELPTADSCALAEGEEPEDDVVYADKPSLLGKLRAIANKHEDGESSESVQMKSSQSDRWILG, encoded by the exons ATGCGGGAGCCGGTGTGGAGCTGCTGCTTCCTCTGCTGCGTCTTCTTCCTGCTGGCCGCTCGCGGTGCGCTGCGCGACGGCGGAGAGCTGCGGCCGTGCGCGGAG GCGGACTTCGTCTATCAGTACACGGAGTGTGACAACACGGGGTCAAGATGGAGGGTGGCCATCCCCATCAGCCCAGGGTCCTGCTCGTCACTCCCCCCTCCGTCCAGAGGGACAGACTGCT CTTTCTCCTGCGCCGCTGGGGAGTTTTTAAAGATGTCCACGCAGCAGTGCACGCCGTGCGCCGCCGGCTCCTACTCACTGGGCAGCAGTCTCCGTTTTGACCAGTGGGACGCCGTCCCTGCAGGATTCACCAGTCTGGCCAGCTACTTGGACCCTGGACCATCTGGAGAGGACATTCAGGCCTGTAACAG CTCATCATGGACGCCTCAGGGGGTGTATCTGGAGTCAAACCGTGATGAGTGTACAGTGTCTCTGGTTTATGCTGTCCATCTGGAGAAACAGGGCTCTGTCTCCTTCACGTACCAGTACCCCGACAACAACATCTTCTTTGAGTTCTAT gtcCAGAACGAACAGTGCCAGGTAATGGTCCAGACCGATGACCAGAAGTGGATTAAAGTCACCAACAATGGCGAGTGGGACACACACAcg GTGAGTCTGAAGTCTGGTACCAACATCCTGTACTGGAGGACCACGGGCATCCTCGTGGGAGGGAAGATGGTCAAACCGGTTCTGCTCAAGAACATCCAGATAGAAG GTGTGGCCTACACGTCTGAATGTTTTCCATGCCGCCCCGGATGGTTTAGCCCGACTCCAGGCTCGTCCTCCTGCCAGCCGTGTCCCAGCAACACCTTCTCCACAAAGGGGGCATCTTCTTGTACCGTCTGTCCCAAAAAACACTACTCAC atgagggATGGGCAGAGTGCAAACTGAGGCCGCCATGCTCAGAGAAGGATTATTTCCAGATCCACACGGCTTGTGACGCTGACGGGAAG ACTCAGGTTCTGTATCAGTGGGTGGAACCAAAGATCTGCTTCGAGAACATCACCGGGTCTGTGGCGCTGCCTGTGATGGGACAGCGGGAGCGTTGCCCTCCGTGTAACCCCGGCTACTACAACAGCAACGACTCCACCTGTTTGCCGTGTCCACCTGGAAGCCACTCCGATGGCACGTCCG CGTGCGCTGAGTGTCCTGCAGGCACCGAACCCGTGCTGGGCTACAAGTACAACTGGTGGAACGTGCTGCCGTCCAACATGAAGACTTCCTGTTTCAATGCGGGCAACATGAAATGTGATAACATGAACG GATGGGAAGTAGCAGGTGACCATATTCGCAGTGGAACAGGCAGTTCGGACAACGACTATCTCATCGTTAGCTTACACGTGCCGGGCTTTAA agttccagcctCGCTTTCCGGGATGACCAACGGTGAGTTTGGCAGGATCACATTTGTGTTTGAGACCTTGTGCTCCGCTGACTGTGAGCTCTACTTCATGATG GATGTGAACAGGAAAAGCACCACTGTGGTGGAGTCGTGGGAAGGCACGAAGGGCAATCAGTCGTACACGCACATCATGACCAGGAATGCCTCGGTCTCGTACACATGGGCCTTCCAGAGGACGAACCGCGTTCTGGAT GTGCGTCGTTACGTTGGTGACATGGCGAAGCTGTACTCCATCAGTGTCACTAACGTCCTGGGTGGGGTGGCATCGGCGTGTCGGGCGTGCGCTCTGGTGCCCCATAACTCTCAGCTGACCGGGTCCTCGTGTGTTCCCTGCCCGGCCGGTTTTTACATCGACAGAGACATGAACCGATGCCAGGAGTGTCCGTCAAACACACACCTGATGGGCGGACACACCTATGGCCAGGACACGTGTGTGCCGTGTGGACCCGGAAGCAGAAGCAGCCCG GAACACTCCCTCTGCTACAGCGACTGCTCTTTCTCTCACGGGCAGAACAACCGgacgctgacctttgacctcagcgCTCTGAGCAGCGTGGCCTCTCTGACTGTCGGGCCAAGTTTCACCTCAAAGGGCACAAAGTACTTTCACCTGTTCAACATTAGTCTGTGTGGCCACGAG GGAAAGCGATCTGCAATCTGCACCAATAACGTCACCGTTGTGTCCAGCAAAGACGGTGAGAGCGACTCAGCTCAGTTCATCAACTCTGTGGACAGCTTCATCTGTCAATCAACCATAATTCCAGCGGATGGGCGGGGTTTCAGGATGGCCATTTCCTCCCAGTCCATCAGCCTGGCTGACACTTTTTTAG GAGCTACAGTGGACACTGTCCTGGACGGTGTGAGCGTCATACCAGAGCTGTTCCCAGAAAACCCCACAAACCTTCCAGATATCAACTTCTTCTACAg GTCGTCTCAGGTCACAGCTTCATGTGATCGAGGTCGGACTTCGGTCATCACAGTTCGCTGTAACCCTGAGAAATCTGACCGTGGAGAACTGACTGTCCCCAg ctcctgtcctgCAGGAACATGTGatggatgttctttccacttcctgTGGGAGAGTGCCACCGCCTGCCCGTGCTGCACAGAGGACGACTACCACCGGATCGAGGGGGCGTGCAGACGAGGCGTTCAG GAAACACTCTACATGTGGAACGAGCCAAAGCTGTGCACCAAAGGTGTATTGCTGCCTCCTAGAAGCTCCTCCCCCTGTGAGGCCATCACTCTGTGGCTGAAGGTTGGAGTTGGAGGCGGAGCCTTCGTGGCTGTGTTGCTCATCTCCCTCACCTGCTATTTCTGGAAGAAAAACAAGAG GCTGGAGTACAAGTATTCGCGCTTGGTGATGTCAGCCAATAAGGACTGTGAGCTGCCGACTGCTGACAGCTGCGCCCTGGCTGAAGGGGAGGAGCCTGAGGACGATGTGGTCTACGCTGACAAACCCTCGCTGCTGGGAAAACTACGAGCCATCGCCAATAAG CATGAGGACGGGGAGAGCAGCGAGTCCGTGCAGATGAAATCCTCACAGTCGGATCGATGGATTCTGGGATAA
- the klhl42 gene encoding kelch-like protein 42 — protein sequence MSSEQVIAIVVDDKTYEVSKKKLIEESDYFRALYRSGMRESTEDSVQLQGLSVPGLELVLEFINTSKVQVIKETLKDLIETASFLQVTSILKLLSAEIRLENCVELCSLSEVYGAHELRGACLQFMSCHYHPMLRSPEFSNLSTSVRDQVREMRMRGTASLVVIGGFSCLSKDVVGQDESWSMLIFGELERRWKPLANNMPPDMINVRGSGSAILDNYLFIAGGYRMTNQEISAVHCYNPCMNNWSQVASLNQKRSNFKLLAVEGKLYAVGGQCLGTVECYSPEQDWWTCVSSLPDPLAEFSACECRGMIYVMGGYTARDRNMNILRYCPTSDTWTVFHSSSTHVRKQQMLSVEDTIYLVGGYTQELVPWRQWRASPTEDMLTVQSYNITTGDWVLLKENMTRSGLNLTCTLHNDGIYIISRDSTSSRLGNRVFLKYNIFSDAWEPFRFFPGQGQNLLLCSLYLPNTL from the exons ATGTCGTCCGAGCAGGTTATTGCGATCGTCGTGGATGACAAAACCTACGAGGTGAGCAAGAAGAAGCTGATCGAGGAGAGCGACTACTTCCGAGCCCTGTACCGATCCGGGATGAGGGAGTCCACGGAGGACTCGGTCCAGCTGCAGGGGCTCAGCGTGCCCGGTCTGGAGCTGGTCCTCGAGTTCATCAACACGTCCAAGGTGCAGGTTATCAAAGAGACTCTAAAGGACCTGATCGAGACCGCGTCCTTCCTGCAGGTCACGTCCATCCTGAAGCTGCTGTCGGCGGAGATCCGCCTGGAGAACTGCGTGGAActctgcagcctgtctgaggtcTACGGGGCCCACGAACTCCGTGGGGCCTGTCTCCAGTTCATGAGCTGCCACTACCACCCCATGCTGAGGAGTCCCGAGTTCAGCAACCTGTCCACGTCTGTCAGGGACCAGGTCCGGGAGATGAGGATGAGGGGCACTGCCTCCTTGGTGGTCATCGGAGGCTTCAGCTGTCTGTCCAAGGACGTGGTCGGTCAGGACGAGTCCTGGTCCATGCTAATATTCGGGGAGTTGGAGCGACGCTGGAAGCCGCTGGCAAACAACATGCCTCCTGATATGATCAACGTCCGCGGATCCGGATCAGCTATCCTGGATAACTACCTGTTCATCGCCGGGGGCTACAGGATGACGAACCAGGAGATTTCAGCGGTGCACTGCTACAACCCCTGCATGAACAACTGGAGCCAGGTGGCCTCCCTCAACCAGAAGAG GTCCAACTTCAAGCTATTGGCTGTTGAGGGGAAGCTGTACGCTGTGGGAGGTCAGTGTCTGGGCACGGTGGAGTGTTACAGTCCAGAACAGGACTGGTGGACCTGTGTGTCCTCGCTGCCTGACCCACTGGCTGAGTTCTCGGCCTGTGAATGCCGGGGAATGATCTACGTGATGGGCGGATACACAGCAAGAG ACAGAAACATGAACATCCTCCGGTATTGCCCCACGTCTGACACCTGGACAGTGTTTCACTCCTCCTCCACACACGTCCGTAAACAGCAGATGCTCTCGGTGGAGGACACCATTTACCTGGTTGGAGGTTATACCCAGGAGCTGGTGCCTTGGCGGCAGTGGCGAGCCAGCCCAACAGAGGACATGCTGACGGTGCAGTCCTACAACATCACCACTGGGGACTGGGTCCTGCTGAAGGAGAACATGACCAGGTCGGGCCTGAACCTGACCTGCACGCTGCACAATGACGGCATTTACATCATAAGCCGGGACAGCACATCTTCCAGGCTGGGGAACCGCGTTTTCCTCAAGTACAACATCTTCTCAGATGCGTGGGAGCCCTTCAGATTCTTCCCGGGTCAGGGTCAGAACTTACTGCTGTGTTCACTGTACCTACCCAACACGTTGTGA